One Actinospica robiniae DSM 44927 genomic region harbors:
- a CDS encoding potassium-transporting ATPase subunit C codes for MSRLPGPVLRHLAAIRAMIVLTVILGIIYPLVMTGIGQAAFHNQANGSLITNSKSQVIGSKLLCQTFVSPSAAETALNKKDGVTGYADPINKYFQPRPTFAVDSTAGGFTIQLADGCTYTASGSNNLGPNSDTLTTLITAMRTNMAAFDSVGGATVTASQVATDAVTESGSDVEPYITPQNADQQAARIAATRGLSVAQVKTLIAANTSGRDIGILGEPAVNTTTLNIALDQKYPSTDTSTTAFATGVTS; via the coding sequence ATGTCCAGACTTCCAGGACCGGTGCTGCGCCACCTCGCAGCCATCCGCGCGATGATCGTCCTCACCGTCATCCTCGGCATCATCTACCCCCTCGTGATGACCGGGATCGGGCAGGCGGCGTTCCACAACCAGGCGAACGGCTCGCTCATCACGAACAGCAAGAGCCAGGTCATCGGCTCCAAGCTGCTGTGCCAGACGTTCGTCAGCCCGTCCGCCGCCGAGACCGCGCTGAACAAGAAGGACGGGGTCACCGGCTACGCCGACCCGATCAACAAGTACTTCCAGCCCCGCCCCACCTTCGCCGTCGACTCGACGGCCGGCGGCTTCACCATCCAACTCGCCGACGGCTGCACCTACACCGCATCCGGCAGCAACAACCTCGGCCCGAACAGCGACACCCTGACCACGCTGATTACCGCCATGCGCACGAACATGGCCGCGTTCGACTCCGTCGGCGGCGCCACCGTCACCGCTTCACAGGTCGCTACGGACGCGGTCACCGAGTCCGGCTCCGACGTCGAGCCCTACATCACCCCGCAGAACGCCGACCAGCAGGCCGCCCGCATCGCCGCCACCCGAGGACTCTCGGTCGCCCAGGTCAAGACCCTGATCGCCGCGAACACCTCAGGCCGCGACATCGGCATCCTCGGCGAGCCGGCCGTGAACACCACCACCCTCAACATCGCCCTCGACCAGAAGTACCCGAGCACCGACACCAGCACGACGGCGTTCGCGACGGGCGTCACTTCCTGA